Below is a window of Plasmodium brasilianum strain Bolivian I chromosome 14, whole genome shotgun sequence DNA.
ctaaTTAagcattaaatataaatattgtaaaacCATGTATTCGTTATAGTGCCTaaaatctatatataaacgaaacataatgaaaaaagagtttgtattatattaaccATCAATAATAGGGAATGTAGTAATCCATatacaacaaaaaatatatttgacaaaaattaaaacatcttaatttttttgaaaatatacaaatcTGCCACCATCAGGggtaacaaatataaaacgcaaaaaaataagtcaacatataaatgtaaattgcccattaaatttcaaaaaaaaagaaataaattatatccttattatcttttatttttcttcattatttgcAACACAAGTCATGCTATGTAAAAGACTATTTTAAGCAAATTTTTATTGCTTTGCAGTGCGATTTTCATTccttatatttctatttgtGAAAAGATGCTTAACAATAACTTTTCTTCctttcctttaatttttatttcttaaatttttgaattacttgaatgaaaagaatgaggaaagaaaaaaatatttaaatatatacatacttgtCACcgttatattttacattttaacatatttgataatatgaaaaaaagcatatggaggaactttaaaaaaaaaaaaagttgaaatgtttatattacaattttacTTGTAAGAGTTCAAACCCTTTAACAGAAAATTTGTgacaatttatatatggagaacagttaaaaaaaaaaaaaaaagaaaagcagTTACTAATGaacacttttaaaaaatatatggattaacatatattcgaaaaataaaatttttttaagtgtaAGCAAATATTGCCCTTGAGCATAAATTTTCATtcctattaaaaaaatttgagcGCGTTTAATTTTGCTAATTTTctatgttttgtttttttttatcgtttACCAGTCATTCATGGTCTTATTTTACAtaagatataaatttaataatgcttaaaaaaaaagggggggaaaaatataattcctatatatatatatatatatatatatatacatatttttatattaagatttacttaaaatttaaaagggaagttttaattttaaaagagaGCACATTTGTATTAAAAATTCCTTTAAgtcctatattttttatttttttttaaattatatcattaataCCTTATATAGTTATACTGAATTTAAAAACAGGGGacaacatatatgtatatatttatttatacgaacatatatatgcatatatgtatatatatatatatatatatatacatgtgcatttattatttatatataaaagtcgTGTGAGgctataaacaaaattataaggGATTTAATGCTGCCATATAGAATAGTTTTGCTCAAATATTCAATACATgaatgtgtacatgtatatatatatacgaactCCTAAATTCGTAGCTCTGCAAATTAATGTGTTTGAGGCATGTGAATCTTGAGAAGGGAAGATTATGTTTTGGAAAAgtcaataattaaaaaaaaagttatataaaaatatttaatataagctttttattttaagtgtttcatttatttttttcattttgcgCATTCTAAGGGataaaaggaagaaaaatcTTGTATTGCATATTTCGTGTGTCAGATATTTGTGCAAATATAAGACATGATCAtgatgtgtatatataataaccaGTAAGATAAATTGTAAtctaataagaaaaatgaagataatttcattaaaaataaacaaaatttataagaCATTGAGATTCAGAAGTCTGTCATgagcatttttatataataaaatttgaccatcataaaaatgaaataatagaaGTCATATAAATCAGCATATATagcaatagtagtaatagtaaaagaagtgaattttaaaatgtttaagaagtgtttcttttttttaataatctctatatttagtataattttagcgctatataataaagtaaagTACGAAAATGTTGGTGTAAATTATTATAGTAGTGAAAATAACAATGGAGGGAGTAGTAGCGAACGTAGCCGAAGGCATGGTAGTGATAGCAGCAAGGGTAGTTATAATGGCTGTGAATTATCAGATGATTATTGTTCTGTTGATTATATTGGAGATATTAAGGAAACCCAAGGAAGTAAGATTGTAAGTTATAAGGACACACGTATTAATAAAGTTAAGAAAACATTTAGTCAGATGTTTCATCCCATTTTTTCAGAAATGAATTATGAAAGTACAGGTAAAAATGTtatctctttatttttagaattttttgATAATGCAAAAATGTTCACAGTTGTTTCGATGAGATCAAGTTATCATATGCTACATGCATATGGAATAGTATTAATATCACTACTAAAGATTCTCTTTTTGtggtttattattattgaacCATATATGCAATGGTTgttttttgaattaaaaaaattttatatagatTTAGATTACAAAacgaagaaatatatatttagtacgatatgtttttttatagcaTTTCTTTACTTTGTTTACACTggtattataaattatattttaaataaaattaccaagttttataaatacttgttaaaaaaagtatttggaataaataatttcttatttaatgtatttccatatattatCAGCTGTCTGCTATATGCTACATTGGTAAAAACGGTAcctatatatttcatttccttttttatttattcttgcTTTTTTCCATTACCGTCCATATATTCagttgttataattataaaatacatatatttaccaACCATAAACGATTGTGTTATTAACGCCTTAACACAAACattaaaatgcaaaaatgacGAGACAAATGAGCAATATAGcattttaaatgataacGAATTTGTTGAGTTGATTCATTCCGATGACGATTCTTATAATAGGCattcagaaaaaaagaagaaaaatttgGAAGCAACACGTAAGGAGAAAGAGGATAAGCAAGAAACAGTATGTAAGAGCGacaaaagggaaaaaatagcAGGAAGGGTTGCATTAGAGGAGGAGGTTAAAGACGAGGGAAAGAACAAAGTAAAGGATGAAGTAAAGCACGAAGTAAAGAACGAAGTAAAGCACGAAGTAAAGAACGAAGTAAAGCACGAAGTAAAGAACGAAACAGGGGGTGAAGTTATGGACGAAGTAGTGGacaaagtaaaagaaaaagtaatgGACAAAGTAGAGGACAAAATAGAGGACGCATTATATGACGAAAAAACAGATGACGTGCAGGAAGCGGAGGAGATAAAAGAAACAAAGTACACAAATGATGAGCACGAAACAAGCGAAGTAACAGGAAAAAAAGTGAGTAATATGgacaaaaggaaaaataataaaaatgacgAAGAT
It encodes the following:
- a CDS encoding hypothetical protein (conserved Plasmodium protein), which translates into the protein MFKKCFFFLIISIFSIILALYNKVKYENVGVNYYSSENNNGGSSSERSRRHGSDSSKGSYNGCELSDDYCSVDYIGDIKETQGSKIVSYKDTRINKVKKTFSQMFHPIFSEMNYESTGKNVISLFLEFFDNAKMFTVVSMRSSYHMLHAYGIVLISLLKILFLWFIIIEPYMQWLFFELKKFYIDLDYKTKKYIFSTICFFIAFLYFVYTGIINYILNKITKFYKYLLKKVFGINNFLFNVFPYIISCLLYATLVKTVPIYFISFFIYSCFFPLPSIYSVVIIIKYIYLPTINDCVINALTQTLKCKNDETNEQYSILNDNEFVELIHSDDDSYNRHSEKKKKNLEATRKEKEDKQETVCKSDKREKIAGRVALEEEVKDEGKNKVKDEVKHEVKNEVKHEVKNEVKHEVKNETGGEVMDEVVDKVKEKVMDKVEDKIEDALYDEKTDDVQEAEEIKETKYTNDEHETSEVTGKKVSNMDKRKNNKNDEDEISSRVKSSKKKKLFSFKLDNLKFIPKKKKKEKMKIERSMEIECIDNKENNYESLDLSKTDNENNVICYDVSILLEYWLFINILKFLNLFFFFRKYNKGSFMFEYFTLFVICINISEKLHEFMFLKNYKSSILVRFLKKFLVSTVDFLLYSLFNIRLESEDKKGKNGTDPNLKYAERSNILIKLSKIVKEKLKLNETVKFSLTCLKSVITENVVESVKLPIYIKIFINILIYMPQLILLIFPSFILKIYFAYFFFIFPIFGSLKSLEEKNSAHNKIYYICYFFFYNIASVTVNHAFFKCLPFYNLYKILITILVQTILKYIFNALKGRK